The Chitinibacter bivalviorum genomic interval TTGCCGACCCAGCAGCCTATGGCGTCAAACTATCTGCGATCCCGAATCAGCCCTATTTTGCTACCTTGCAACCGGGCAAGCACATGGATGTGTCGGTCGCCGCCAAGCTGGCAGGCATTAGTGTTGATGAATTACTGAAGCTCAACCCCGGCTTTATCCGGCCGGTGATTGCGCATAAAGATGAACGCAAACTCGTACTCCCCGTCGCGCAAGTCCCTGTTTTCGAGCGCAACTTAGCCGCCTATGATCAGCCGCTGTTAAATTGGCAGCCATATGTCACCAAACATGGTGATCGCGTTGAGGATTTGGCGAGCACGTTTGGCATTAGCGAAGATCAGCTACGCGACATCAATGACATTGGCAGCAAAGAGCGCGTGGCTGCGGGCAAAATGATCTTGGTGCCTAAAGTCGCGGGCATTGATATTTCTGAGCGCCAAACGCTGGCTGCGCTGCATGAAAACCGCAACGGTGAAGCCATTGATACCGGTGAAAAAGACACGCCTAAGCCTGTGATCAAAGTCGCACGTGATGGCAGTCATGGCCGTGAGCATAAGGTGGCCAAAGGCGATACGCTGTTTAATATCGCCAAACGCTATGATTTGAGCGTAGCGGAATTGAAAGCGATGAATAACCTCAAGGGCAATCAAGTGGCCTTGGGTGAATCGCTCACCGTTGGCAATGCCAGCAATGCGCCCAAGTCGTACGTGGTCAAACGTGGTGATACGCTGGCGTCGATTGCGAAAAAACTCAATATCGATCTGTATGAGCTGAAAAAATCCAATCGCAAACCCATCTCACCGGGGATGATCTTGGTAATGAACTAATCAGCAGCACGATCTAAATGAGCGCCGTTAATGTTGCAATTAACGGCGTTTTTTTATCAAGGGTATAGGTATGAAATCGTTTTCCAGCCTAATCTATAGCTGGATACTTGCCGATGTATTGTAGGATTAGGTACTGATCGTAAAGAGGAATGCCATGCTGCGCTGGACATTATTTATCCTCGGCCTTGCTTTTGGCTGGAGCACCTTTGAGCTCAAAGCTGGCCTGATTGTGGGCATCGTGGGCTTTTTGATTGGACGCTGGTTTGAAGAACGCAGCAGCCAACCGGCCACTCCGCAGCGCCAAGTGCCCAATCTGGCGCAAGAAGTCGCCCAACTCAAGCAAAGGATAAATCGGCTGGAAGATGAAGTCCGCGCGCTGCGCACGGCCGCAAATCCCAACTCGAATTCCACCTTGAATCCAGCCGCCGCTGCCGAAGCCGTTGAAATAGAAACCGTAGCCAGCACCTCATCCACATCGATACCCCCCACCACACAGCCCGCACTAAGCGATGCCGGTTTTCAAGTGGGCACTCAGCCTGCGCCCGCGCGTCGTGTTACACGCCCAGTACTGCCACCGACGGCCAAACCATCGCCGCTCTTTGCCTTGATCGCCGAGGGCTGGAACGCTGCGCAGGCATGGTTATTTGGCGGCAATACCGTCGTGCGGCTGGGGATGATTATTCTATTTTTTGGCGTGAGCTTTTTGCTGAAGTTTGCCGCCGACAACCAAATGCTGCCAATTCAAGCCCGACTGGCGGGCTTATCATTGGGCGCGGCGCTGCTGTTTGCAACCGGCTGGCGACTACGCGCGGCGCGGCGTAGTTATGCGCTGATTATGCAAGGCGGTGCGCTGGGCTTATTGTATTTCACGATTTACGGCGCCATGAAGCTCTATCATTTGTTGCCGACGACCTTGGCTTTTGGCCTCTTGGCTTTGCTCGGCGTCGCCGCCGCCCTATTGGCGATTCGACAAGACGCCAGCTCACTGGCGGTGATGGGGATTTGCGGCGGATTTATGGCGCCGATTCTCACTAGCGACGGCAGCGGCAATCATGTACTGCTATTTAGCTATTTTGCCCTGCTCAATGCCGGTATTTTTGGTATTGCTTGGTTTAAGGCTTGGCGCTCGCTCAATTTACTTGGGTTTATCTTTACCTATGCCATCGCTACGACATGGGGCGTGCTGGATTACCGCAGCGAATTGCGCGCCAGCACACAGCCGTTTGTGGTGATTTTCTGGCTCTTTTATGCGGGAATTAGCGCTTTATACGCACTCAAACGAAGTCATTCAGTCCGCTCCATCGTTGATGGCACGCTGGTTTTTGGCACGCCCATCATCACGCTGGCGCTGCAATCTCAACTCATGAGCGGGGTTGAATATGGCATGTGCTACAGCGCCTTGATCGGCGCGCTGGGCTATTTTGCATTGGCTGGCTATTTACAGCACCGACGCGATGCAACGCTGCAGCTGTTTATCGATGCGCAAATTGCGATTGGCGTTTTGCTCGCTACGCTGGCGATTCCATTGGCGTTTGACGGTAATGTGACCGCAGCCATGTGGGCCGTGGAAGGCGCAGCCGTGCTTTGGGTCAGCCTACGGCAAGAACGTCGCCTTGCGATGAGTTTTGGGCTGTTTTTACAATTCGCTGCGGGCATCGCGGTATTGAGCGAGAGCGACTATTACACCAGCACGCCTTTTCTCAACGGCGTGTATTTCGCCGACTTGCTGATCGCGCTGGCCGGGCTGTTTTGCGCGTGGCAATTGCATGAAAAACAAAAAGACTGGCCGTTAAAACCTCGCTTGATCCAGCTCGGCTGGGTCGTGGGCGCGTGGGGGCTATTGTGGTTGGTCAAAGCCAATCTGGATGAGGTCGAGCGATTTTTCTCGTTCGAGGTCTTGCAGAATGCGCAAATCTTACTGGCGATCTTTGTCGCTGTCACGGCTCAGCAATTGGCGTTGCGCAAGATTTGGCGTCAGGTGCAAATCCTCGCGCTGGCATTCGCGCCGTTTTTGCTCTTGCTTGCACTCACGCAATATTTCCATCTGAATCACTTTTTTGATTTATGGGCCTGGCCGTTTGCTTTGATTGCCCTGTTTGCCCTGCTCTATCAGCAAGATCGTCACCATGACACCCACGCTGAATGGCAGCATACCGCGGCCGCATGGCTAAGCTGGGGTATGTTCATCGATGAATTATCCTACTGGATCGGCAGAAACATACATACAGGGGTATCTGATCTAGCCATATTTGCCATTGTGATGAGCACCGCGCTGGCAGCGATCAAATATTTGCCGTGGCCGGTGAAAGCCCACCGCAGAGCGTATTGGCTATTTGGCACTGCACCCGTCGCCTTACTACTGCTGCTCTGGGGTTTTTATACCGCCTTGTCGGGAGGTGACTCGGGCTGGCCAGTATTGAATGCACTCGATTTGGCACAGATCGCGGCGCTGGCAGCGCTGGCCTTCTGGGGCAAAGCGGCCGTACGGATAGCAAACCGCCCCATGCCGTCGGCGGGCTATGCAACTTTGGGCGCGGCCTGCTTTGTTTGGCTCAATGCCATGCTACTGCGCACGATCCACCACCAGCGCGATATTGATTACACGCTAGATGCGCTGGTGCAATCGACCGTGGTGCAAATGAGTTTATCGATTTTCTGGACCATTATTGCCTTGGCGCTGATGTTGGTGGCCACTCGCAAATACTGGCGCATCCTCTGGCTCGTGGGCGCGGCCTTGCTGGCCATCGTGGTGGGTAAATTATTCCTGCTCGATCTATCGCATATTAGCGGCATCGAGCGGATTGCATCCTTTATGGGCGTAGGTTTATTGCTGTTACTGATAGGCTATCTAGCACCGATTCCGCCCCAACAGCACGATGAAAACCAGCATCAAGACGGCCAAGACTGACAAAAAACCAACCTAGCTCAACAATTAGCGAAATGCATAATTACGCAAAAAGAAAGAAAGCGTAAGATCGCAAGCTTGAATATGCTTGCAATAAAAACCAAAGGCAAAAGTAATGAATCGATATTGGCATGGCAATGGAAAAACATTCGCGCAAACGAGCGTAGCGATACTAAGCACTGCAGTATTAGTCGGCTGCGGTGGTGGCGGCAGCACCACGCTTGCAGGCAGTAGCACACCAGCGCCGTCGAGCACGCCCAGTGCAAGCCAAATGTGTGCGGCCAATAACCCCTATCGCCATGATGTTGCCGATCACCAAATTGGCACGTTGAATGACGAGAAAAGCTGGGTCAAAAACTATGTGAATGACGCCTACCTGTGGTATCAAGACATCCCAGCGGTCGACGCCAATGCCAGCAAATACAGCGACAACAACGATGTGTATGGCTCGCTGGATAATTATTTCCAAGCACTGAAATCACCACTCATCACCGCCAGCGGTGCCAAGAAAGATAAATTCAGCTTCACTTACCCGACTAAAAAATGGCAGCAGCTATTTGCTTCGGGCGGCGGCTTTGGCTACGGGATTCAATGGAAACAAAGCCGCACCACTGCGCCATGGCAATTGCAAGTCGCCTACGTCACGCCCAACTCGCCCGCCGAAAAGGCCGGCATTCAGCGTGGTGACACGCTCAAAATGATAGACGGACTGATCGTTGATGGCAGCAATCCGGCATTGCAAGAGCAAGTGGATGCACTATTAAGCCCGAGTAATTCAATCGCACATAATTTAGTCATCACGCGTACTGGCAGTAGCGATCGCACTGTCTCGCTCTCGGCAGACAATATCAGCCTCACGCCGGTCTTGCTGAGCAAAACCTTTAGCAATAACAATAGCCAGATCGCTTACTTGGTCTTTAACGAGCATATTGCAACTGCCGAACAAGGCTTAAATACGGCCATAGCGCAATTTAAGTCGGCCAATGTTGACACACTGGTACTCGATTTGCGTTACAACGGCGGTGGTTATCTGTATATCGCCAGCATGTTGAGCTATATGATCGCGGGCCCAGCGGCCACAACCAATAAAATCTTTGAGCAATCGGTGTACAACAATAAACGCGCAGCCGAAACCACCAAAGATAAAGTGGGCTTTATCAATACGTCGTGCCTGCCTGATGCGTCGGGTTATTGCACAAAATACGAAGCGCTGCCGACGTTGAACCTGAAAAAAGTCTTCATCCTCACCAGCGCCAGCACTTGCTCGGCGAGTGAATCGATTATCAATGGTTTGCGCGGTGTTGATGTGGATGTCCAAATCATTGGTAACACCACCTGCGGCAAGCCTTATGGCTTCTACGGGAAATCCAATTGCGGCATTTCTTATTTCCCGATGGAATTCCAAGGCTTTAATAACAAAGGCTTTGGCGACTTTGCCGATGGTTTTACGCCGACGTGTCAGGCCAATGATGATTTAAGCAAACCATTGGGCGATATAACTGAAGGCATGCTGGCTGCGGCACTGTATCGCAACGCGAATCCAAGCGCTTGCCTAACGAGCAACAACGCCTTGAATTTGAATCCGCAGGATAAAGGCAAATTGCTGCGTCCGACTGTGCTGGAAAATAAATTCTGGAATACGCCATGAGATTGTTGCACGCCGGTTGGAGTGCACTATTGCTTGGCTTGCTCACCGCTTGCGCAGGACCGCAAGCGGCGCATTTAACGAGGACAAACTCGCAACAATGCGTGGCGCAAATTGAGGCATTTGTTGCGCAGCAAACTGGGCAAAACGTCAGCCTTAACCCTGCGGCGCTTCAAAACTCCGATGTATTGCTACTAGAGCCCAGCAATGCACTTAAAGGCAGCGGTAAAGTCAAAGACAAGCCCTTGAGCTTTACACTGCGCAAGCACAAATCGGAATGTTGGATTGAAGACTTGGCGAATAAAACATTGCAAACCTTGCCCGATTGCAGCTGTGAAAAACTCTGATTCCAAATCATGCCGCAATAAAAAAAAACGCCCCGTGGGGCGTCAGGCTGCAAACAAAGTGAAAATCACATTTTTCAAGTCTCGGCAAAGCCGAGCCTAAGTAATAAGGTATTGTTTGCAGCCTTTATGTTTTATTCCCGCCCCTCCCGTCCCCTCCTTGAGGGGAGCCTCGCTTCGCGACTAGGATTTGTCATCAATCTGACACCTGAAAGGGGCTTGCGGCTTCAACTCATTAACGCGGCGGCGAAGTCCGTGTTGGATTAAGCTCACGATCCACCTCTTTCCAGCGCGCGTGATGCTCGCGGATCAAATGAATCGCGTCTTCAACCGTATCCACCACAATCGGAATCTGCATATCGACGGGGCTCGCCAAACCGGCCTCGTTGCTCACCATATAGTGCTGCGCCCAATCGACCAGCTCGTGCCACATTTCGCCGACCAAAATCAGCGGCGTGTCATAGAGCTTGCGAACTTGCAGCAATTGCCAAACCATCGACAATTCCAGCAGCGTACCGATTCCGCCCGAGGTTACGATGAATGCATTCGAGCGCAAAATAAAATGGTGCAAACGCGAGAAGAACGTCTTGTGCTCAAACACGCGGCCGACAAAGTCGTTCACATTTTGCTCGAAATCCAGATCGATGCGAATGCCGACCGATGCTTCGGGCTTATTCGGCGCGCCTTGGCTAGCGCCTTCATTGGCCGCCTGCATCAAGCCCGGGCCACCACCGGTGACAATATGGCAACCCATTGCCGCCAATTGCGCCGCCAACTGTTTCACTGCCTCATAGCGCGGGGTGTTTTCTTCGATCCGCGCCGAACCAAAGATCGTAACGTGATAATCGGGTGTATGCGCGGGGCGCAGGCGCGATAAATCATCGACCGCATCCCACAACTTCAAGACGGCGGAGCCGACAATATCGAGCGCTTCGTCGTCGTCGATGACGCCGATTGGCTTGTTGTTTGGATTAATCATAATTGCCCCTTTTATCTTTTTATTGTCGAGTGCGACACTGTCAGCTTAGGCCGAAAATAGCCCGCTTGTATAGTAGGCAGATTCAACCGGTCGTCGCAACACGCGTTTGTTGAACAGATTTCAGATACTCATTCAGTGCTTCGATAGGTGTTTTCCAACCGAGTGTTTTTCGGGGCCGGGTGTTTAGTGTATTGGCTACAGCTTGAATCTCTTGGGCACTCCATCGCGATAAGTCAGTGCCTTTCGGGAAATATTGTCGCAAAAGACCATTCGTATTCTCGTTTGTGCCGCGCTGCCATGGACTGTGAGGGTCGGCAAAGAAGACCTTTACTCCTGACTCAATAGTAAAGCGGGCGTGATCTGATAACTCTTTCCCTCGATCCCAAGTTAATGATCGCCACAATTGTGCAGGTAGGCTAGTCACTGTCTTCTTCAGTGCATTGGCCATGGTGACGGCTCCATAGCCGGCAAGTGCGGGGCCGTTCTTCACTCGCGGAGTCAGCCCATAGCCCTCCTCGCGAGGCAGATGTACGAGCATGGTGTATCGAGTTGATCGCTCGACCAACGTCCCTATCGCGGATCGGTTCAAACCAATGATCAAGTCTCCCTCCCAGTGCCCTGGTAGCGCACGACCCTCCACCTCAGCAGGGCGATTAGAGATCATAACGTCTTCGCTAACATGTGCCCACGCTTTGGCCTGCGCTCTGGCTCTCGGTATACGCAACGCCCGCCCTGTACGCAGGCAACTCACCAGATCACGCTTGAGAGCTCCTCGACCCTGTATGTAGAGCGCCTGATATATGGCTTCGTGGGAGATTCTCATAGATTCGTCACCCGGGAAGTCGATTTGAAGCCGGTTGGCAATCTGCTCAGGCGACCAACCATTGACCCATTTACGGTCACCGCGATGCGGTTTATTTCGTCCCTTGAACGGCGCCTGTCTAGGCCCTGCAATCTCAAGGCCATCAGCATTATGAACCTTGCCCTCCAAGCGCTCTTGCACGTAGTGGCGCAATGGCAGATTAGTCACCAGTTTCGCTGGCTTCGGTCTTTTAGCCGCCAGTTCCGCCTTCCACTGCGCGACTGAAGCACGATATTCGAGTCGGCCACTACGAGTTGCTGCGTTACGAGTTAACTCCCGAGACACTGTCGACGGACTTCGCCCAAGGCGGCGAGCAATCTCACGCACACCAACACTTTGCGCTTGGAGCAGTCCAATTTCTTCTCGCTCAGCGAATGATAAGTATCTTCCTGATATGTGGTTAGACATAAACAATGGCATCCCGCCGCGATAACGGAACCAGCGTGTTCCTACTGCTTGCGATACGCCAACGGCCTCCGCTGCCTTTTCGCTTGTGATTCCGGTAGCAATCTGTTCCCAAAATAACCGCTCCGTTTCTCGGCGAAGTGATGGCGCGCCTGGCGAGCGCATCGCACCACGCCCCGTCAACTTCAGCATCCACCCTGCAGGTCGTCCCATTATACACCTCCATAATAATACGGTGTTGCGACGACCGGTTGAATCTGCCGTATTTGCCGTGATCAAAATAGCAGCATGTGAATATTCAATTTCTAAGTCGCTAGATTGATTACGCTAAAATAAGTTTCCTGCTGCCTACACACGCCATCATGCCAGACAAAAACACCCCACTGCTTCGTCAGCAATGCCTCATCAATGGCCAATGGCTGATCAGCGACACCACTTTTCCAGTTCACAATCCGGCCAATGGCGAACTGATTGCTCACGTCCCCAAGCTGGGGGAGTCTGCCACACAGAGCGCTATTGATGCGGCCAACGCCGCCCTGCCAGCCTGGCGCGCCAAATCGGGCAAGGAGCGCAGCCAAATCTTGCGACGCTGGTTTGAGCTCATCATGCAGCATCAAGAAGACCTTGCGCAGCTAATGACCGCCGAGCAAGGCAAGCCTTTGACCGAGTCGCGCGGTGAAATCGCCTATGC includes:
- a CDS encoding LOG family protein codes for the protein MINPNNKPIGVIDDDEALDIVGSAVLKLWDAVDDLSRLRPAHTPDYHVTIFGSARIEENTPRYEAVKQLAAQLAAMGCHIVTGGGPGLMQAANEGASQGAPNKPEASVGIRIDLDFEQNVNDFVGRVFEHKTFFSRLHHFILRSNAFIVTSGGIGTLLELSMVWQLLQVRKLYDTPLILVGEMWHELVDWAQHYMVSNEAGLASPVDMQIPIVVDTVEDAIHLIREHHARWKEVDRELNPTRTSPPR
- a CDS encoding IS30 family transposase; translated protein: MLKLTGRGAMRSPGAPSLRRETERLFWEQIATGITSEKAAEAVGVSQAVGTRWFRYRGGMPLFMSNHISGRYLSFAEREEIGLLQAQSVGVREIARRLGRSPSTVSRELTRNAATRSGRLEYRASVAQWKAELAAKRPKPAKLVTNLPLRHYVQERLEGKVHNADGLEIAGPRQAPFKGRNKPHRGDRKWVNGWSPEQIANRLQIDFPGDESMRISHEAIYQALYIQGRGALKRDLVSCLRTGRALRIPRARAQAKAWAHVSEDVMISNRPAEVEGRALPGHWEGDLIIGLNRSAIGTLVERSTRYTMLVHLPREEGYGLTPRVKNGPALAGYGAVTMANALKKTVTSLPAQLWRSLTWDRGKELSDHARFTIESGVKVFFADPHSPWQRGTNENTNGLLRQYFPKGTDLSRWSAQEIQAVANTLNTRPRKTLGWKTPIEALNEYLKSVQQTRVATTG
- a CDS encoding DUF2339 domain-containing protein; translated protein: MLRWTLFILGLAFGWSTFELKAGLIVGIVGFLIGRWFEERSSQPATPQRQVPNLAQEVAQLKQRINRLEDEVRALRTAANPNSNSTLNPAAAAEAVEIETVASTSSTSIPPTTQPALSDAGFQVGTQPAPARRVTRPVLPPTAKPSPLFALIAEGWNAAQAWLFGGNTVVRLGMIILFFGVSFLLKFAADNQMLPIQARLAGLSLGAALLFATGWRLRAARRSYALIMQGGALGLLYFTIYGAMKLYHLLPTTLAFGLLALLGVAAALLAIRQDASSLAVMGICGGFMAPILTSDGSGNHVLLFSYFALLNAGIFGIAWFKAWRSLNLLGFIFTYAIATTWGVLDYRSELRASTQPFVVIFWLFYAGISALYALKRSHSVRSIVDGTLVFGTPIITLALQSQLMSGVEYGMCYSALIGALGYFALAGYLQHRRDATLQLFIDAQIAIGVLLATLAIPLAFDGNVTAAMWAVEGAAVLWVSLRQERRLAMSFGLFLQFAAGIAVLSESDYYTSTPFLNGVYFADLLIALAGLFCAWQLHEKQKDWPLKPRLIQLGWVVGAWGLLWLVKANLDEVERFFSFEVLQNAQILLAIFVAVTAQQLALRKIWRQVQILALAFAPFLLLLALTQYFHLNHFFDLWAWPFALIALFALLYQQDRHHDTHAEWQHTAAAWLSWGMFIDELSYWIGRNIHTGVSDLAIFAIVMSTALAAIKYLPWPVKAHRRAYWLFGTAPVALLLLLWGFYTALSGGDSGWPVLNALDLAQIAALAALAFWGKAAVRIANRPMPSAGYATLGAACFVWLNAMLLRTIHHQRDIDYTLDALVQSTVVQMSLSIFWTIIALALMLVATRKYWRILWLVGAALLAIVVGKLFLLDLSHISGIERIASFMGVGLLLLLIGYLAPIPPQQHDENQHQDGQD
- a CDS encoding LysM peptidoglycan-binding domain-containing protein, translated to MKLRLCATLFTAFLSLPALAIESGKLDYELHSITPPLSANTQAVIDQLFSEANPLIERDLWVRVRNGFAIPDIDSPLVTKWENYYSSRPDYLNRIIERSNRYLYYVVGEVERRNMPMEFALLPMIESAYNPRAESPAKAAGMWQFIPDTGKRYGLERTMWYDGRRDVVAATDAALSYLQDIHGMFDDWQLALASYNWGENAVKRAIDKNIAAGLPTAFVDLKMPDETRNYVPKLLAIRNIIADPAAYGVKLSAIPNQPYFATLQPGKHMDVSVAAKLAGISVDELLKLNPGFIRPVIAHKDERKLVLPVAQVPVFERNLAAYDQPLLNWQPYVTKHGDRVEDLASTFGISEDQLRDINDIGSKERVAAGKMILVPKVAGIDISERQTLAALHENRNGEAIDTGEKDTPKPVIKVARDGSHGREHKVAKGDTLFNIAKRYDLSVAELKAMNNLKGNQVALGESLTVGNASNAPKSYVVKRGDTLASIAKKLNIDLYELKKSNRKPISPGMILVMN
- a CDS encoding S41 family peptidase, with product MNRYWHGNGKTFAQTSVAILSTAVLVGCGGGGSTTLAGSSTPAPSSTPSASQMCAANNPYRHDVADHQIGTLNDEKSWVKNYVNDAYLWYQDIPAVDANASKYSDNNDVYGSLDNYFQALKSPLITASGAKKDKFSFTYPTKKWQQLFASGGGFGYGIQWKQSRTTAPWQLQVAYVTPNSPAEKAGIQRGDTLKMIDGLIVDGSNPALQEQVDALLSPSNSIAHNLVITRTGSSDRTVSLSADNISLTPVLLSKTFSNNNSQIAYLVFNEHIATAEQGLNTAIAQFKSANVDTLVLDLRYNGGGYLYIASMLSYMIAGPAATTNKIFEQSVYNNKRAAETTKDKVGFINTSCLPDASGYCTKYEALPTLNLKKVFILTSASTCSASESIINGLRGVDVDVQIIGNTTCGKPYGFYGKSNCGISYFPMEFQGFNNKGFGDFADGFTPTCQANDDLSKPLGDITEGMLAAALYRNANPSACLTSNNALNLNPQDKGKLLRPTVLENKFWNTP